From the Actinomyces sp. zg-332 genome, the window TCCTTCTTTAACTTTCTTGATACAGCACTTTTAGACTTCCCTTTTAATTTTTCTATTTCTCTTACAGTAAATCCTTCTTCATGAAGTTGGTTTATATCCTTTTGATCCAAACTCCCTATCAAGCTATTGTATAATCTTTTCAAATAATCGTACTCAGAACCAACATCGCTAAATGCAAGTGATGTTTTTATAATGTTTTTTAACTCTCCGGGATAAGGTATTTTCTTTGCTGTCTTCAATATTTTTTTAAATAATCTTGTATCCTTGGATATTCCTTTAAAATTCTTGATAAACGAAGAAAAATAATATTCAGCAACTTCTATTAAATCCTCACTACTATACCTATTGAAATTAATAATAGCATCAAATCTCCTAATTAATGCTTTATCAAAATTTGAATATAGATTAGTTGTTGCAATAAGTACAATCTCTTTATTAAGATCTGTCAATCTATCTAATTCTCTTAAAATCGTAGATGTTACTCTTCCCATCTCTCTAATATCATTAGAATTAATTCTATCCAACGCAATAACATCAATTTCATCAAATAAAACCACAATCTTATTTGCATTTGGAAGCATATTTATTTCTCTAAATACTTTTATTATGTTTTTATTAGTCTGTCCCAACTTACTATCTATCAAGTTCTCAAAATCCACCCTAAAAAGAGACCTATCCAATAATCTTGCAACGTTTTTGGCTACTTCTGTTTTTCCACTTCCCGGTAAACCTTCAAATAAAAATTTATTAATACCAACATTATGGTTTACAGCGTTAATAATACCTTTTATATCTTCTGTTATTTCAAGTGGTAAATTTAAACCCTCTAAATTTCTTATTTCTACTTGTCTTAAAAACTCACTTTCAAAATCACTACTTTGTGGTGAATATAAATTTGATTCAGATATTAACCCCATAATATATTCGGATAACTGATAATCTCCTATGCTATCAAAATATCTTGCTATTGCTATTGCCTCATTTCTAAAGGAATTTTCATTCCTTTCCACATGGTATTTTATTAAATTCAAAACATTTTGTTTTTTCATATTACCATACCTCCCACTTTCTTTATTACTATATCGTAAACCAGGACAAATTTCTACATTTATGGGACAGATATTTGCTTTTATTTTCTACAGTAAATGAAATTTTAGCAATTTTTCATAAATTTTAATCATAACTAATGGTTTGTTATACCCCTATAAGGAGCTCTATTACCAGCAACACTTATCGTACTATTAACATTCTTTCATACTTATTTACTCTGATAAGTAATCTTCTTTCATTTTTCTGTATATTATTTGTCTTCTATAATTTTAATACAAATACTACATAATATTTATAATTCCATGATGTGTAACAGACCAGCTTTATCCATTTAAATATCTCTCTTATATCAAAAATATAAGCCACTTTTTGTATGTGCCATAGTCCTCTAAAATGGAGATACCCTTTTAACCTCGCATAATGGTACGGTTAAATCGTCCTCGCCAATAGTCAAACTTAGCATAGGCTGTCGCTTCAGGATTTCTATCATAGATACTTAACTGACTTCTAAAGTCGTATCTCTAGTTTCCGACAACATTTAAGAGCTTCAGATATTCCGTTTCACCATGAAGCGCATCTTGTTTTACAAGCTCCAAAATGTTATGAAAATCATCTATTCGCATTTTTACCTCCTTCTTTTTCCAAACGAAAAAGGTGGTTAAATTTTATTTTAATCACCTTTTGATTCTGTGTATTGCAACTTACCACTACTTCACAATTATCCACTGACCTAATTTTGTTAAACCTTCATATCGAATAAGTCCAGCTTTTCTCATTTTAGTTAAATGATAACGCACACAGTCAATGGTAAGATTTAGTTTTCTGTTATTTCTTTCGCACTTATATAAGGATTTTCAGCAATTATTTTAATAATCTCTTCCTGTTTCATGGTAGTTTTAGTAATAGTTTTTTCATAATTACTACTATCAAAGTCTTTCAAAAATTCTTCATTCACGCCCATAACTGCATTAGTATAGTTATCTTCTTCATTTTCCGAATAAAACTTAGGCTCAGGAGAGCCATTTTCTAATAGTGTATCTTTTTGCACGCCTTATTCCTAATCCGTAAGACTCTATCAAATTAAGAGAAAAGAACATATCTTTAAGCTCTTTATTCAGATACTGCCTTCTATCAATACTTCTATCGCTATTAAGAGCTTCGATAGTTACAGGAGGAACTGGTCTGTTATGGTTTACAAAAGAAATTCTATCCTTGTGAATATATATTCCTACATATTCACGCGTAAAATTTGCAAAGAAAAAGACGATAGTTTTTCTCTATCGCCTTTGATAACTATCTATATGAAATTTTTATTTTACAAACTTGAATTTGTCATACAATCAGTTTGCTTGCCAGCTTGTAAACTTGTTTTATTTCTTTACTTTCTAAATTCCAACTATCAAGTTCAATTTTAATCAACTCTGGGAATTTCTTACTAATATCCCTTAAAGCATTTCCAACAGATTTTCTTACATATTCGCTTCCATCTTCTTTTAAGTTTGCAATTCTTTCAATCGCTTCATTCGGATTTTCCTTGAAATACGGTCTTCTCGTCCATATTCTCAAACCCTCTGTAACTGCTCTTCTTGTATTTGGATTGCTATTTTGTAACCATTCATCAATAATCGAAAGTGCGTTTTCATAGCCTGTTTTCTTACAAAATTCATCAAATGCCTTTGCTAATACTTCTTGAACTCTCCAATTATCGTCTTTAGAAACTTCATCTCTCATAAATCTTAGAATTTCTTCATCTGATGATAAATATCCAAATAGAAACACACCATACATTCTAACTTGATATACATTGGATTTATAAGCTAAAAATGCTAATTTTTTGCTATGCTCATTATTATTAGATTTATAATCAGCAAAGGCTCTTTTTTCTTCCTCTTTGAAGCCATTTTCTATCAAAGAAAATTCTTTTTCTAAACTCATAATATACTCTTTCAAATAGCCTCGCCTCCTCACAAAATTTAAACTCTCTCCTTTGAAAACAGAGAGTTGATTATTTCTTTTTCTTTGATTTTTGTTCAGGTAACTCATCATACATTGCGTTAACTAAACCAGTTAAAAAATCTTTGTTATCTACACCATCTACCAATAGCATTTCTTTTGCTCCATCATACGGCAATTCATATTCTGCATTTGGCATATATTCTATCGCAGATTTCACAGACTTTACCAAAAATCTATCATCATAAATTCCACCAATAATCTTCCCACGATAATAAATAATATATTCACACATCATCGATTTACATGTTATTTCTTCCAATTCAGAGAGCTGTTCTAAAGTGAAACTTAAATATTGGTTACTTGAAGCCATATCTTCACCTCCGCAACTTCAAATTTTTCAGTTTTGATTCAAATTGGTTTTATTCTCTCGTTTATACCTTGTAAAAAATCTATAGCTACTACTCCAACCATCGGTATTCCGTAAGGACTTAACAAGAAACCCAGTATCAAAGCTTCACAATGCCAAGTTATATACCTTTTTGCATAAATGAGCCTATTGCAGCAGCTATACACATCAGCATTAAGAAATACAATATTGTTGTTCTATGGTAAGTAAAAATGTAAGAAATACAGTGAGGATACTTAACACCAAACTAATTGGAAACAAGATTATTTTTAATATCCACCTCACCATTTCTTATTCTTCATTTCCTAAATCACTCTTTGTATCTCCACACACCATATCAATGCAAACATTCACATCAATATCCTTTTAAGGACTTTTTTTCGTCATCCATCGCCATCTTCATTAAACACATAATGTTTGTAAAACTGCTTAAAATACAGAATTTTACAGTTTGTAACTAATTCTTATTTTCCTCAGTCAATAGAGTTTTCATGGCTCAACTTAGAGCTAGATTTCTCCTTACTTCTCTAAAACTTTTTATAGGGAATATCCTAATTATCTTTTACCAGTAATACGACGCACTCAACATGGGTGCTGAGCGGGAACATATCCACAGGCTGAATACACTGAGCCCTAAATCCTATCTCGCTCAAAAGAGCCAAGTCTCTAGCTAAACTCTTGGGATTACAGCTAACGTAGATAAGCTTTTCACATTTAGATTGTACAACTGCATCTATAAAGCTTGTTTCTAATCCTTTTCTAGCAGGATCTACAACTATAACGTCCAGCTTTTCACCACGTTCCTTTAGTTCTTCAAGCAATACAGGAATCTGCTCTTGCACAGAACCGACTCTAAACTGAGCGTTTACTATACCGTTTCGCTTAGCATTCAACTTAGCCATATTTACAGCGTCTTCAACAATCTCAATTCCGTACACTTGCTTAGCTTTACCAGCCATGCACAAGCCAATAGTTCCAATCCCACAGTAAGCATCCAAAACTATTTCTGTTCCGTTTAAATCAGCTAAATCTATAACTTGTTTGTATAAAACCTCTGTTTGCTTAGTATTTACTTGGTAAAAAGATTTAGAAGAGATATTGAAAGATAAGCCTAGTATTTCATCTTCGTAACAATCTTGACCATATAAGATAACGTTACGACTTCCCATAACATTATTATTACGTTCTGTATGTATATTTTGCACAATTGAAACGACTTCTGGCAAAGCTGTCAAAATCTTATCCACAATTTTATCTGCTTGAAATAGTTTAGGCTTACGAGTTACCAAAACAACCATCATTTGC encodes:
- a CDS encoding ATP-binding protein; the protein is MKKQNVLNLIKYHVERNENSFRNEAIAIARYFDSIGDYQLSEYIMGLISESNLYSPQSSDFESEFLRQVEIRNLEGLNLPLEITEDIKGIINAVNHNVGINKFLFEGLPGSGKTEVAKNVARLLDRSLFRVDFENLIDSKLGQTNKNIIKVFREINMLPNANKIVVLFDEIDVIALDRINSNDIREMGRVTSTILRELDRLTDLNKEIVLIATTNLYSNFDKALIRRFDAIINFNRYSSEDLIEVAEYYFSSFIKNFKGISKDTRLFKKILKTAKKIPYPGELKNIIKTSLAFSDVGSEYDYLKRLYNSLIGSLDQKDINQLHEEGFTVREIEKLKGKSKSAVSRKLKKERVGSE
- a CDS encoding ATP-binding protein; translated protein: MVFFFANFTREYVGIYIHKDRISFVNHNRPVPPVTIEALNSDRSIDRRQYLNKELKDMFFSLNLIESYGLGIRRAKRYTIRKWLS
- a CDS encoding DNA alkylation repair protein, with protein sequence MSLEKEFSLIENGFKEEEKRAFADYKSNNNEHSKKLAFLAYKSNVYQVRMYGVFLFGYLSSDEEILRFMRDEVSKDDNWRVQEVLAKAFDEFCKKTGYENALSIIDEWLQNSNPNTRRAVTEGLRIWTRRPYFKENPNEAIERIANLKEDGSEYVRKSVGNALRDISKKFPELIKIELDSWNLESKEIKQVYKLASKLIV
- a CDS encoding TfoX/Sxy family protein → MASSNQYLSFTLEQLSELEEITCKSMMCEYIIYYRGKIIGGIYDDRFLVKSVKSAIEYMPNAEYELPYDGAKEMLLVDGVDNKDFLTGLVNAMYDELPEQKSKKKK
- a CDS encoding CD1845 family protein — encoded protein: MYSCCNRLIYAKRYITWHCEALILGFLLSPYGIPMVGVVAIDFLQGINERIKPI
- the rlmD gene encoding 23S rRNA (uracil(1939)-C(5))-methyltransferase RlmD, translated to MNETFSQSSKPLQTEQIQLQEACPLKKNDILLLEVQSLTTNAVAVSHYGNYTIHFENAIVGEKVRVKIIKVLKNFAFAKLVEIVEKSPERIDILDVKGYQTGTMPLQHMSYTSQLAFKQKVVQDYMNELGIKVHVKPTLGMDILDTEELSVYPLAYRNKAQIPVRRVDGNLETGLFRKNTHELIPIENYCIQDTKIDKAIVQIRDILRAFKVVPYDEEKHEGNLRNVIVRRGYVTGQMMVVLVTRKPKLFQADKIVDKILTALPEVVSIVQNIHTERNNNVMGSRNVILYGQDCYEDEILGLSFNISSKSFYQVNTKQTEVLYKQVIDLADLNGTEIVLDAYCGIGTIGLCMAGKAKQVYGIEIVEDAVNMAKLNAKRNGIVNAQFRVGSVQEQIPVLLEELKERGEKLDVIVVDPARKGLETSFIDAVVQSKCEKLIYVSCNPKSLARDLALLSEIGFRAQCIQPVDMFPLSTHVECVVLLVKDN